GAGGTGTGGCCGGTGCTGCGGCCGCAGGCGGGAGCCCCGAGTTCCGCCGCGGTGCTGGAGGTAGTGCACGAGCTGCTGCGCAACCGACCCGTGTCTCGGGGACACGTGGTGGCCACCCCGCCGGGTGTCCCGGGCCCTGTAGCAGCTCTGCACGTAGTGGGCGGGACACCGGATCCAGAGCCCGGAGGGTGGGTCACACCGCATACCCGCATCACGCTCAGCGACAAGCCTCCGCCGCAGGTCGAGCCTCCCGGGGAGGTGACCCTTGGGGGCTTGTCGGAGACGGCTGATTCCCTGCGGGAGCTGCTCCGCCTGCCGCTGCGCTATCCGCTCGCTTTAGCTGCGCTAGGGCTGGCGGTGCCCCGCGGGGTGCTCCTGGCGGGACCCCCGGGAGTGGGCAAGACCCAGTTAGTGCGAGCCGTGGCGCGCGAGACCGGCGCCGAGCTGCTGGCGGTGAGCGCCCCGGCGCTGCAGGGTTCCCGGCCCGGGGAGACCGAGGAGAACGTGCGGCGCGTCTTCCAGCGCGCCCAGGAGCTGGCCAGCCGCGGGCCCAGCCTCCTCTTCCTGGACGAGGTGGACGCCCTGTGTCCCCGGAGAGGCGGCCCCCAGCGAGCTCCCGAGAGCCGCGTGGTGGCCCAGGTGTTGACGCTGCTGGATGGCATCCACAGGGACAGAGAGGTTGTGGTCGTGGGAGCCACCAACCGGCCAGACGAGTTAGACCCAGCGCTTCGAAGGCCGGGGAGGTTTGACCGAGAGGTAAAGTTCCTGAAAGCTCCCCTATTTGGAGGGCCGGGTCAGGCAGGATTTGTAGATCACTTGTGACATGCAAGCcagaacctgggttcaaatcGTTCTGGGAAGCAGGATGGTCATTTACTGTGTTGAAGTAACCAAGCCTGTTGCAGCATATTAAACTGAAATAGCCTTTGGAATGAGAACTTAGTCACAGTAAGAGAAGGCAGGGAAGGTAAATAAAAACAGGCAGAAGCCCCTAAATGTATTCAAATGTCAGGATACCAGCTTCCTGCCCTACATTGACTTCCTAAGTTGTCAGGGCTGGCTTTCTTAGGAGCTTTGGTCCtcatgtgattttgttttttaatttctaaggaaTTATTAGtaattaaatgatatttaaaatttgtggTAGGATTCTCTTAAGGCTTTTAAGGACCTGAGATTTCTTCCTTGCATCATCTATTAAAGGGCCCTGCTTCCAGGGACCTAGATTATCTAGTCTGTTATTTGATCCCCTGACTGCCAGAATTTGGTGTGTTCTTAACGAAGACTTCTTCCATGAAATAGAGTTTTCATTGTGGAAATCTCCAGCCACTGTTGTTCCACTGGACAATTATCATTTTCTTGTACTCATAATCTAGGGTGTGATTAGAAGTTCATGATACACGTTTCAGAAAGGTTTGCTGAGCGACTGTTCATACTGGTTAGGATGCTttcaaagaaagattttaagtTGTCTACTTctaatttctctattttttgcTTTGCCTGTAGGTTGTCATTGGGACTCCCACCCTTAAACAAAGAGAGGCAATTCTGCGAGTGATTACTTCAAAGATGCCCATCTCCAGCCATATGGATTTAGGTCTTCTGGCAGAAATGACAGTTGGCTATGTGGGTGCTGACCTGACAGCTCTCTGCAGGGAGGCAGCCGTGTGCGCCCTTCTCAGGAATGAGAAGGTAGGTGTTCACCTGTCGTTAGCTACGGTAATCTTTCGGATTGATATGACAGGTTAATGTGGGGTTAAAAAAGGTGGTAAGTGCATTCATTCCCTGGCAGGTAGGCTCCACAACTGTTTCCATGTGTATGAAAACATACGTATACAAATGTAATCTCATAACTATATTTGCATCTTAattccatataaataaatatatgactaAAGATGAGGGTACATGGCTGAGTCTTCCAGGAAAGTCTCCATGGTGAGTTTTCCTCACTGCCACAGTTAATCCCCCTAGTGCTAGAGCTTGGAGCAGCCAGGAAAGACAGTGTCCCTCAGAGTAATCAGATAGATTTGAATTTAAAGCTTTTAAGCAGCTACTCAGACTTACACAGAAAGGTGCAAAAGTGGTGCTAAAACTTTTTATAGCTTTCTCCTGGATTGTCCACCTGTAACATTCTCCTGGGCTTGctttgacatttctttctttgcatgTTTGAATTtacatgtgtacacgtgtgcataagtttgcatgtgtgtatgtgtttctgagtCTTGAGACTATTCCACAGCCATGATACGACAGCTAGATCTTCAGTCACTCATGGCGATTAACATCACCAAAGTTAACTTCGATTTCTAGAATAAGCCAGTATCTACAAGATTTCTTCATTATCATGatactgtttattattattattaataaatatttaagggAGAAATGAAGTTTTCTAATTCAAGAAAAGTTGAGtacttggaatttttttaaaggttatcaTTGATTTTCAAATCTTAAtagtaattactttaaaaatatatagggttatcttaaatataatattttgtattactattattttgaaaatcaaatcaTTTCGTATATGATAACCTGAGTTGACCTCTTCAGCAAGTAATAATTTTAGTAGCTGAGGCTTTTGGGATGTTTCAACTTCATTCGTAGCATCCTAAATTATTTTACCTAATTAACTTATGTCTTTCCTAACTTTTCCATTATTTTCATTCTAATACTGAAGGTGGGAAAAAGTTATGTGAACTTCTGAGTTCTCATCTTGATGGATTTGGTACCAAACTGCTTAATGCTTTAACGAGTCCCTGTGTAAAAGTGTGAAAATGTATGTCCCTtgtgagaaagagtgagagatccagagaggaaaagggaggcacATTTAGAGTTCCCTCTGCTTTGTGAGGTTCCAGGCTTGATCTTAAGCATCTCTGGTTTAGGTGGACCAGTCATCTCACTGCTGCTTGAGGAGGGCCCTAAGTCTAGTCACCACAGGTGATGGCTGAGTTCAGAAACAGCCCGGAGTGGGGGGTGCggggaaggagaagggacagACATCTGGGAAGGTACCGCTCATCTTTTTTCCCCCACTAGGCAGGTGAGGGGCTCTGTCTGTATCAGGGCAGAAAAGGAATCCATTAAAGTTTTCCTGAATTGATCCAACTAAGGAATTAGAAACACAGTTTAATtaatatagaagagaaaagatTTAGCTCCTGCAAGGTGATGAGAGTCAAATGGAATGGCGAGCACACAATTGGTCTTGAAGTGAGATTTCCAAATGGTAGTTGGTATTCTCTAAACATTAATTAGAGTCCCAGTACCCAGGATCTAATTCTGTAAGCCagcaaagcagagaaacaaaacaaaagtctatgAAATGTGCCCATAAGTCTTTTCATCAACAGTAGAACAAACATACAACAGTGACTAGTTTGTCAGAATGTTTCTGCATAAAACATTCAATTGACACTAAGCAGGATGACAAAGTATAAAGAAAGTGAGCTTTGCCTAAAACACTGTGTTAGGGGTGACAGCtgctaacattttaaataatagtgTTCAGAATAGGTCTACCATAAGTATCCATTTTCATGGTCTTTTATAAATGGGGTAAAATAGATAAAAGTTGAAAATGAGAATTTGTAGATGACCCAATACTAAGAATTTGATATGAAGGCAAATTATTCAATAGGTGAACTAGAAATGAGCATAAGGAGCTTTTAACTAGCCAAAATTGTGTTTCCCTGGAatggtagggaaaaaaaatcacaaagtagCATAAATACCTGGTGTTACGGGGAAGAAGAACAACAAGGATGTGGCTTGCTGATCTGAACATTTAGACATGGGCAGACAAGCAGACTTGCTCACATAAGCGCAGGATAAGGCTTTCAGCCCATCTCCTTCATACGGACAGAACTTTAAAGACAGTAAGAAAAGACCAGCAAAAGTCCATCtccttttaagtattttttaacattttatttttgaaatcatttaaatattattgGAAAGTTGCAAAATATTTAGAGAGAACTTCAAACAAACCCCTTTACCCAAAGTCATAGTTTTTAACATTTGCTCAGTTAGCATTATCATGTTCTCTcttgcccgtgtgtgtgtgtgtgtgtgtgtgtgtgtgtgtgtgtgtgtgtgttcgagtgtgcacacacatgttttttattttataggagccaTTTGAGAATACTTTTTTCAATCTGAGATTTGTGGCATTAACATGAGTGACTCAGGTTGGTTATTTTATAGAATGATCAGATTTCAGGTGTACATCGCCGTTGAGAGCAGTACAGTCGGCAGTGCAGTACAGTACGTCTTTACCATATCTAGGCACAAGATCGCTGTGGGCTGCTCATCAGAGGCTAACTGACCCGCCATCAGGGCAGTGGCTAGTTCTCCACCATGCAGCTGTTATCTTGTTTGCTACTAGTAAAGAAGTGTGCGAGGAGACACCCTGAAACATAAAAATGTCCTGTTGGCAGTGTTCTTACTCAGAATAGCTTTTATAGAACTTGAAAAAATGATGACTTTCTAATCctgttatttttcctgtttcaCTTTGAATTGAAGAAATTTAATCAACACAGTGTTTAGTAGTGTTTCTTCCTGGTTATGGCTTCCATAGAGGACAAACTGTTAACAGCTGTAGCTGTCAGAATTTAAAACTGAATGAGTGAGCTCAGTGCTTCCACTTGGAGGGAGTGGTTGATGAAGATGCTTgaacttaagaaaataataattagatTTACAAGTTCAAAAGAgcattgaggtttttttttgttgttgttgttgtctttttttatttgttttattttgagtttcttatgCATTTGTATATACTATAGAAAAAAACCTACCTAATttttggcttcatttttctttatgtgatATATTTCTTCAGAACCAAGACAGTCCTAAAATTGAGGAAACAGATTTTCTTGAAGCTTTTAAAAAGATTCAGCCCTCATCATTTCGAAGTTCCATTGGACTGATGGACATCAAGCCTGTTGGCTGGGAGCAGATAGGTGGACTTGAAGACGTAAAGCTGAAGCTAAAGCAGGTATCGGTTATTGATCAGCTTATTCCGGCAGAGTCCCAGAGAGGCCTTCTGTGTCTATAGTGAAAATGCTGTAATCCAACTGCACTAGCCCTCTTACCCAAATTTCTGGTCATGTGCTCTAGTCTTTATTCAATGAGACTTCTGTAGACACTACTTCTTGTGCTTCCTTGTCTCAGTCTGTTGATCTTTTGCTTTAAAGAGTTCATTATAATCTAGAACACAGGTCAGCAGAATTCCTGTGGTAAGCTGGATAGtagatgctttcatttttgagacacgCAGACTGTCAGCTGTTCACAAGCCACTACAGTTTGAGAGCAGGTAAATAAGAACGTTTGGCCTGTGTTTCCATGGTTCTGCATCTGTGGACGCGGCTGTACCATCTGCACTGAACAGattcaatattttttcttgttatttttcccTAGACCATGCAGTATGCCAACTCTGTGCATGGTATTTATATTAAGTATTATAGCTGGTAGATTGCAGGTTATGTGCAAGAAGTATGGGTTTTTTCCTCCACCGTGCTGGAGGTTGAAGTTATAGGGAACCTTTCCCATGGTCTGTGTTATTTAACTTTCACAGTATTGACACCTAAGAGACATCAGCCACACTTCTTTTGATGGCTTCTGTTCGCCTGCTTGTAGCAGTTTCCTACCTTTTTGGGCACTCTTCGCCCTTCCTTAGATGTTGATGCTCTGAGAGATTTATggacatctttcttttctttaaaaattatttttattttatgcatatcagTGTTTTGGTCCCATGTATACATtggcaccacatgcatgcttgctgcccatggagatcagaggagcaTGTGATattccctgagactggagttatggACGGTTGTGAAACACCATGTAGGTTCTAAGAGCAAAacttaggtcctttgcaagagcaacaagtgctcttaaccactgagccaggtcTCCCGTCCCAGATACCCTTTCTGCAGTCCAAGGTGATTGACAGGGTCTAAGATTGGTCTTAGCTGTCCCTTGAGAGGTCTTGGGTAGACTTTTCTTCATGTCATCAGGATTGCTTAGCTGCCCGTCTGTTAGATGACCACAGAGCTGTCAACATGTCATGTGCAGGGTCCATCTAATGCCAGGTGTAggatatacacctttaatcctagcacttgggaggtaggggcgGGTGgatatctttgagtttgaggccagcttggtctacatagtaaattctagaACTATCAGGGCTctgtagtgagaccttgtctgaaaaaaccaaaaggaaagaaacaaacaaaaaaatagagtcCAGCTAATCAACTCCCCCACTCTACCTAAAATTCCCAGTCTCAGTCAACGCAATCAACCAGCAGTTCCCTGTCAGCAGTATGGCACTAGGACTTTGTAAAATGCAATGTCTTATGTTTCAGTGACCAATCTGTCCTTGATGTCTTCATTGGGTGATCTTCCAGCCTTCCAGTGTACTCCATATTTTTCTGCATTGCCAATTGGCCtattgtctgtttctctgtgttggtCTGCCTCACTTCATCCCCATTGCTTCTGCTCACTGATAGGGCAGCATATTCGATAGCTTCATGCATCTCTTTTTGTGACATCTCTTCTCCTAGGAGTGCCTGTTCCTGCCTGGTTGTTAGTTTAAAAATCTTTCTCCTTCAGAACAGAGCTCCCCCTtacactcttctttctttcttgaggcCAGTGTTGGTTCTGCCATCTCACTAAGAGTAATCACACAGGTTCACTGCTAACTTTTCTAGCCTGAGCTTCTGGGTCTGTAAAATGATGGTAAACACATTTGGCTCAGCAGTGGCTAGGGCTTCTTCATCCTTCAGTAACATTTCTTGAGTGCCTGCTTTAGGCATGAACCAATGCTGCTGATTTTGTTGCAAGAGTAGAGTGGCCAACCCATCGTGAAAAAGGAGCAGTAGAGAACTATAAATGGTCTGAGTAAGGTGGAAGGCAGGCTAGGCTGTGGCTGGGAGAAGGGGGCTCTGCTCTGTGCAGGGTTCTTGGGGAAGATTTCTCCAAGCAGGTACATTTGAGctaatgacagagagagagaataagcacatggggctggagaggtggctcagcagttaagagcacttgttcttgcagaggaccagattcAGTTCCCCAGATGCATATGGTAGCGTATAaccaaccatccataactccagttccaggggatccaacaactTCTGACCTCCGCAAGGACTGGGCATGTACGTCATGTGTGTACCCACATATAGACAAAACaaccagacacagaaaggaaaagataattaaaaatttaagaaagagTAGCTGCAGATGTTGGGAGAGCATCAGGCATAGCGTGGCCTCACAAGTAAAGTACTCGGGTGCAGATGAGGTGAGTGGTAGGGGCCTCCTGGGCTGTCCTGAGGACAGGGGGCTATTTAAGCCTAATAGGTTGTGAGAAGTGCCAGATGAGGGAGGGATTCGGCATGTGGCTGGTGTACtaacatctctctgtctctgcctctttacaGTGTGTTGAGTGGCCTCTGAAGTTCCCTCAGGAGTTTGCTAGGATGGGTCTGACACAGCCAAAGGGCCTTCTCCTGTATGGTCCCCCTGGATGTGCTAAGACCACTCTGGTGAGGGCGCTGGCCACAAGCTGCCACTGCTCCTTCGTATCTGTATGCGGAGCtgatctcttctctccttttgttgGAGACTCAGAAAAAGTCTTATCTCAggttggtttatttttaagtttttttttttcctgttgtgaaAGGTATGCATGCTTAAGTTTAAAATAAGAGCCCTCTTCCCCATAACCCGTCCACATGCTGCTACTGTTAGGTAGATTTCCTCTCTCTGATTCTGAGTAAAGTAGAGGTGAGGTTTTACCAATctgaaattttatcttatttatttatgtatatgtgtgtgttcaggtggGCTCTGTGCACTTGTATGCAGGTGTTCTTGTAGACCCAGAAAAGTTGCAGATGATTGTGACTCTTTAGGTGTGGGTACTAGGaggtgaactcaggacctctggaagagcaatgctcactcttaacccctgagccatttcttcagcacCTTTATCTtggtttttaaagttaaatatcgTCAACACATGGATTTGGTGGTATATAGGGACAAGCAGATCTCTTAGTTCCCAGCTATGCTGGGCTTCATAATGAAATCCTGCCTTAAATTCCATGTTAAATATCTTTTgagaagacaatttttaaaacaactatCTATCTTTGGcccttgttttactttttctctaGTTTGTAAACACTTAGAatcttcatttttctgtcttaatGGTTACAAACAGGAAAGCGAAGGCAGTCACCGGAACAGCGtgtgacttttgtttttcttccctcacTAAGGTATTTCGACAAGCAAGAGCCAATACTCCAGCGCTTGTGTTTTTGGATGAAATTGACTCAATCTTGGGGTCTCGCTCAGTCGGCACCTTGGGATGTGATGTTCGGGAGCGAGTTCTTTCAGTTCTGCTGAACGAACTCGATGGTGTGGGAGTTAGGACGGTAGAGAGAAGAGGGAGTAAAGCCAGCCAACAGGGTAAATACCAGGAGCTGGAGACACTGTGAGCACTGTCTGTCAGCTAGACTACACCAGAATTAACTAGCATTCCCGCACGGCTGCTTTTCCCAGGCTGAATTCATCCTACAGATTTACATGAGTTCATTTGAATTCTTGGGACTTTTATAGGGCAGGTAAAAGTTGAGACTTGGACAGAAGAAAGTGAAAAGTCTTATAATTATCTAATATgtgaatttaatttttctaagaatgaggaatattttttatttagtggAGAAGGGAAATTATTCTCTTGTATATATCCCTTAGAAAGACTTATCCCTtcttcaatttgtgtgtgtgaaacattACAAAACAAATTAGCACTTAAGTAACTTTTGGGGTGCCCTGCCTCTGTGAGCCTCTTGTTCAGAAATAGTGGCTTCTTGTCCTGAGCAGGTCATTTCTGACTTCTTTTAGTATAATCatattgtttatttcacattttaaaaatcattcatgGAGGAGCACTTCAACTACTATAATTTGAAGGGACCCATGATAACGGCATCTCAGGATGCTTTACCTTAGCCCATTAGCATGCTGGGAAACGTTGGTGCTTTGAGGGTAAACACTGGAGAACTGCTTGGACTGTTCAACTCAATGAGTGGTTTTGATTTTGGGCCTCACCTTGTCTTTTAAACGGTCTGGGGAGTGTTTGTAGCTCGGTGGCCGAGTAAGTGCCTGGCAGGCCCCAcccctgagttctgtccccagcaccacataaaccaggtgtaCTGGTATGCACTGGTAAATTCAGTACTCGGGAGGGAAGTGCAAACCCAGCTTTTAAGGTCAGTTTTGTTGGGTAAAGAGTTTTGggacagcctggggtacatgagaccctacctcaaacagaaacaaatgttGTTTCTCATCCAAGGTTTGCATAACTGCAGTTGAGTTTGATTGTCACCATTTCTGCCTctggaaagaagaataaaaagtaaatttccaCCTTTGGGGGTATTGAAAGCTAGACTTTCCAGAACCATACCTGTTCCCCATTAGTCACACATCCTGCCCTTGCAAGCAGCCTCTTTATGGTTGCCGTTCATGGAGTGCTCAGGTGGATTTGGGGACTGGCCAGGTGTTCTTCCATCTGGCTTCTCGCCAGTTCTCACAGGGAGACATGCCTGTCAGGACTAGCCTTTCCTTTCAGATACACGGTAGCTCTTTGTTATGGGGTGGCTTTATACCAAGAAGGTGGCTGGGATTAGGCATAAGCATCCTGGTTCCAAAAGAAGGTGATCCCTTTCAAACACAGTACTTTCTCATATGCCACTTAACTTGAAGGATTTTAGTAAATCACAGTTTGTTGATGTTACTTATGATGTGTTATATGCTTTCCCTCAGAGTGTCAAGAAATTCTTAATCGGAGTGTCATGATTGTTGTGGCAACAAATAGGCCTGATGTGTTAGATGGCGCCTTGTTACGGCCTGGAAGGTTAGATAAGATCATCTATGTGCCCCCTCCTGATCAAGAGGTGAGCAGTGCCTGTTCCCTTTGCACTCAGCGGTGCATCACGTCTGCCTAGTAGCATGTCTGGGTAAATTCCAGACTGGATAGCGGTGGACAGTGTGTCCTCTTCTCACTGTGCAGCGCTGATACTCAGTTCTTTGCTTGGTAGCTCTTCATAAAATCACTTATTTGTCCATGCTGGTTCCCTAGCTCTGCCTTCAGGGAACCATGCCTAGAAGTGACTCTCGTGCTCCCAGCAGTGCTGTGGGCACTGGGTGTCATTGTATCTTAGATGGATGAATCCTAAGGCATTTGAGTCACTGAAAGGGCTTTGGCAGTGGTCTGGGTCTGTGGGGACTGCAGCATGTCCAGTCAGGAAGTGCTTTGCTCTTAAATACCCAGAACAACGGTCAGATGGTGAAGGGCTCCaggaattaatttttctttccttgggcTTTAATCAGGTTTTAAAGAGATATTCTTTTAAGTAAATGTCTGATGCTTCTAAATGTGTCTGATAAATCATATGTTTGTTTCTAAACCTATTCTGATAGCATTTTTGTTTCCAAAAGAGAGTCATCTTGTCTCATAAGGAGAAATGGTTATGACTGGCAACTTCAaaagttatttaagaaaatatttgtttttcatgatACTGTTTCTACCATTGCTGTGTAGACCATTGATGACTCACTCTCTCTTTCAGAAGCAAGAGCGATATTGTTTGAATATGAACCCacaacatacaccacacaccatacacaccacacacacatatcttatACACATGTACCGCACctctccacacactcacacaacatgTACACAGCACATACATCACACACGCACTTTgtaatatgataaaaaaatttGAACTTAAAATGTTTACTGTATCAGTGTTGAACATAAATGTTAtaacattgtaaatattttttttgtttattttcttctagggcaggctttctattttaaaagtgtGTACAAACAACATGCCAATAGGGCCTGATGTTTCACTAGAAAACCTAGCAGCAGAAACCTGTTTTTTCTCTGGAGCTGATCTTAGAAACCTCTGCAAAGAAGTGAGTATGCACGGTTTTATTTGGAGGCTGGACTCTTTGaatagttttccttttctgtaagcTTTACTAAATGTAAAATTGAGACGAATGCATGGATCTTAAGAATATAGTACTGAGTGACTGGAAAGTGACTACACTTTTAGAACCAGCACTTGTGTCAGGAAGAGGTTGTTAGTATTCCAGAATCTTCCTTCGACCCTTCCTACCCTCTGCCGCTGCTGCCTACCAAAGGTGACCTCTCTGCTCACTCCCACACTGGAGACGAGCTTTGCAGCTTTTGAGCTCTGAGTTTCTACATTCTGCCTTGAACAGTTTGTCTGTGGTGAGAGTGTTCATGGCTACAAGGAGAATTGCCAGGTCATAAAATGTGCCATCTTTTCTTTTATGAGCAGTGCTGCAGGATTCCACTCATCTTAGACTGTATGTGGATTCAGGGTGTTTGTGTTACGCTGCAGTTTGCCTATTTAAGGCTGGATTTTTAATGTGCAGGTAACGATGGCCTATGCTGGATTTTTAGTCACTTTAACtttcagtgtttttttgttgGCATTTAACTATTTTGATGTGACGCCAAGGATTTGCCACCAGATTGCAGTGTTGACAATCACTGTTAGTTTTAATGTGAAGCAGAGTGACTGTTGCCTACTGCTTGTGTCCTTCAGGCTGCCTTGTTTGCGCTGCAAGAACACGGACTGGAAGCGACCACAGTGAGACAGGAGCACTTCACAGAAGCACTCAAGACTGTGAAGCCGTCCTTGACTCGGAAGGAGCTGACTTTCTACGAAAACTTATTTAAGAAAGGACTTTCTAACTTGGAAGAtgattaaatttttattctattcagTTTTTCATATGAAGTGGTTTGCACCTTCACACTTTCATGAgcgggggaaaggagaggaggggaggagagagacagagagagacagagagagaaagagacagaaagagaaagagggagaaagagagaggctgagaacctgCCTGATAAGGACCGTCTTACTTCTCTAAGATATATTAAGACACCATAataggcagggcagtggtggcgcacgcctttaatcccagcacttgggaggcagaggcaggtggatttctgagttcgaggacggcctggtctacagagtgagctccaggacagcctggctatacagagaaaccctgtcttgaaaaaaaaaaaaaagaaagacaccatAATAAAAAGTGTGTGGACAAGGAAGTGGCTCAAGTATCTTGGCCATTATGACAAGCCCTTTTAAACAACTGTCATGGGAGTAATCACGGGACTCCATTTACTGCCTTGctagttccttattgtactgctcGCCCTTAATACCTGCATGGAATTAAAATGGTTTAAAAGCAGACTAGAAAAGTcaaatttgccttcagtctcagaattgactggggtcatgctaaaaaaaaaaaaaacaaaaaaaatgtgtgatTTTGTTAGGatagttatttctgattggtcgACTATGACTTTGAGGTGTATCATGCTTACGGAAGCTGTGGAGGACTTCAGCATGCTCTAGTCTGGATTCTCCACTCTAGCGTCTGTCACATCCGTCTTTGCTCCTTCCTCCGCACACACTGTTTTCTGAACAGCTTGAGACTACACTAGAGCCTTAAGTCACTTAGACTTGGGGATAACACTGAGAAGTGTGGTTTTGTTGTGAATGTTGTAGAGTAGTGTGGCTCTTCTAACAACCACTCATACACGCCTGTCACTCAAACATGCGGTTTATGGCTGTACGTGCACAGTGCTCTATTATAGCTAGTGTTGAGCATGCGTGCCTCACAAATAAAACTGCCTTATGCTGCAGTTAACTCACAAACTCCGGAAAGTTTAATGCCAACCGCTGTATTTTAATGTATTcgatgtgtttctctctgtcccaGCGATGCCCTGTGTGATGATCCTCTGTCAGATGGTTTAGTCTAGGATTACACACTGAGTTTAGTTGTCATGAGTCTTCCATGCCTTTACTTGGAAACAGTTCTCAGTCTCTCTTGGCCTTGACATCTTTGAGAAATATAgatcagggttttttgtttgtttgtctgtctgtctgtctgtagaacAGTCAGCCTTGGACTTGCGTTTGTCAGGGCTTCTTTGGTTGTAGGTTGGAGAGCTCCCAGGTGGCTTTGCTCATGGAGACGTGTGCTCTCCGCAGTGTTGGAGATGTTTGTTCTGAGCACACAGTATTGTTTAGTTTCTCTATTATAAACTTAACTATCTCCCTTCTCTATGTAATTTGAGGTCATCGAtctgtctgtgtttttatttttatagatgcaactaaaaattaaaaacccttTGGTATTTAACCTTCCTGTCCTTGATTTCCTTTAACCCCTGAGTAATACTAGTACACTGTTGTAGTAAAACTCCAACCCCAATAGTACACTGTTGCAGTAAAACTCCAACCCCANNNNNNNNNNTAAAACTCCAACCCCAATAGTACACTGTTGCAGTAAAACTCCAACCCCAATTAGCCTGTGCAAAAATACACAACTCAGTTATAAGATTTAtaagctgcacacctagattgggcagatttaCCACTATATAACTTCCCCAGCTATAAGATCCCttgtggcttctccaggccacgtggttctgctccat
The nucleotide sequence above comes from Mastomys coucha isolate ucsf_1 unplaced genomic scaffold, UCSF_Mcou_1 pScaffold15, whole genome shotgun sequence. Encoded proteins:
- the Spata5l1 gene encoding spermatogenesis-associated protein 5-like protein 1, yielding MAPDSGPYPDGQLLKLLPVDPRDRGTQRCRLGPAAFRRLGARLGSPLRISLPAGGCCLCTAWPRHDGADGFVQLDPQCASPGAAAATGRIGMDCLQPVPCPPLRRLEVWPVLRPQAGAPSSAAVLEVVHELLRNRPVSRGHVVATPPGVPGPVAALHVVGGTPDPEPGGWVTPHTRITLSDKPPPQVEPPGEVTLGGLSETADSLRELLRLPLRYPLALAALGLAVPRGVLLAGPPGVGKTQLVRAVARETGAELLAVSAPALQGSRPGETEENVRRVFQRAQELASRGPSLLFLDEVDALCPRRGGPQRAPESRVVAQVLTLLDGIHRDREVVVVGATNRPDELDPALRRPGRFDREVVIGTPTLKQREAILRVITSKMPISSHMDLGLLAEMTVGYVGADLTALCREAAVCALLRNEKNQDSPKIEETDFLEAFKKIQPSSFRSSIGLMDIKPVGWEQIGGLEDVKLKLKQCVEWPLKFPQEFARMGLTQPKGLLLYGPPGCAKTTLVRALATSCHCSFVSVCGADLFSPFVGDSEKVLSQVFRQARANTPALVFLDEIDSILGSRSVGTLGCDVRERVLSVLLNELDGVGVRTVERRGSKASQQECQEILNRSVMIVVATNRPDVLDGALLRPGRLDKIIYVPPPDQEGRLSILKVCTNNMPIGPDVSLENLAAETCFFSGADLRNLCKEAALFALQEHGLEATTVRQEHFTEALKTVKPSLTRKELTFYENLFKKGLSNLEDD